In Curtobacterium sp. TC1, the following proteins share a genomic window:
- a CDS encoding CsbD family protein yields the protein MAGIEDIKNAAEKAAGKVKEAVGNATDNDHLKAEGKTDQVKADTKQAGTNVKDAASGVADSLKNDRDTK from the coding sequence ATGGCTGGGATCGAAGACATCAAGAACGCCGCTGAGAAGGCGGCAGGCAAGGTCAAGGAGGCCGTCGGGAACGCGACGGACAACGACCACCTCAAGGCTGAGGGCAAGACCGATCAGGTCAAGGCCGACACCAAGCAGGCGGGTACGAACGTCAAGGACGCCGCTTCCGGCGTCGCCGACAGCCTCAAGAACGACCGCGACACCAAGTAA
- a CDS encoding NUDIX hydrolase family protein, which produces MASLQTPDPDSGWLSDEELANARRRLPICYVEAIPVRTDGLGVVTEVGVLLRVAPSGSIVRTLVSGRVMFGESIRTALFRHLEKDLGPMAFPQLPSSPTPFTVAEYFPLPGASVYTDERQHAISLAYVVPVTGTCEPRQDALELTWMTPMEAASDGVADDMEGGRGALLRAGLASVGALV; this is translated from the coding sequence ATGGCCTCGTTGCAAACCCCCGACCCCGACTCCGGCTGGCTGTCCGACGAGGAACTCGCCAACGCGCGTCGTCGACTCCCCATCTGCTACGTCGAGGCGATCCCCGTCCGCACCGACGGGCTCGGCGTCGTGACCGAGGTCGGGGTGCTCCTGCGCGTGGCCCCGAGCGGTTCGATCGTGCGCACCCTGGTGTCCGGTCGTGTGATGTTCGGCGAGTCCATCCGCACGGCGCTCTTCCGCCACCTCGAGAAGGACCTCGGGCCGATGGCGTTCCCGCAGCTGCCGTCGAGCCCGACGCCGTTCACCGTGGCCGAGTACTTCCCGCTCCCCGGCGCCTCCGTCTACACCGACGAGCGGCAGCACGCGATCTCGCTGGCCTACGTCGTCCCGGTGACCGGCACGTGCGAGCCCCGGCAGGACGCCCTCGAGCTCACCTGGATGACCCCGATGGAAGCCGCGTCCGACGGTGTCGCCGACGACATGGAGGGTGGCCGCGGTGCCCTGCTGCGCGCGGGCCTCGCGTCGGTCGGCGCGCTCGTGTGA